In the genome of Myxococcus stipitatus, one region contains:
- a CDS encoding RNA polymerase sigma factor, translating to MSASTKDLSNLGDGVKSSWQRFLDVFEPMRPELYRYCRYLTRSPWAAEDLAQDTLARAFVTLGTLFHEVPNPRGWLFRIASNLWMDRARRSRFEEGMPLAAPAVPSAQVDAREPREAAGTLFVQLSPRERAAVVLKDVFGLSLEEIADALSTTVGAVKAALHRGRGRLADPESSSSRTVAPGVLDAFCEAFNARDLRRLTSLLLDNAVVEIVGVVTEYGTEAPADPRTGSFAGTLAPMTFDERGGVPPELLEGYLVTSPRCSVHAYRDTHLLLFWYEHVDGLKVRTVMTVDVEGDAIVRVRNYFFTPDVIREVCEELQVPYRVNGYRYWPARH from the coding sequence ATGAGCGCGTCCACCAAGGACCTGTCGAACCTCGGCGACGGTGTGAAGTCCTCCTGGCAGCGGTTCCTGGATGTCTTCGAGCCGATGCGCCCGGAGCTCTACCGCTACTGCCGCTACCTGACGCGCAGCCCCTGGGCCGCCGAGGACCTGGCGCAGGACACCTTGGCGCGCGCGTTCGTGACGTTGGGGACCCTGTTTCACGAGGTCCCGAATCCTCGCGGGTGGCTGTTCCGCATCGCCTCCAACCTCTGGATGGACCGCGCGCGCCGCTCGCGCTTCGAGGAGGGCATGCCGCTCGCGGCGCCCGCGGTGCCCTCGGCGCAGGTGGACGCGCGGGAGCCTCGCGAGGCGGCCGGCACGCTGTTCGTCCAGCTGTCCCCACGGGAGCGCGCGGCGGTGGTGCTCAAGGATGTCTTCGGGCTGTCCCTGGAGGAGATTGCCGACGCGCTCTCCACGACGGTGGGCGCGGTGAAGGCGGCCCTCCACCGAGGGCGCGGGCGACTCGCGGACCCGGAGTCCTCTTCCTCGCGGACGGTGGCTCCCGGAGTGCTGGACGCGTTCTGCGAGGCGTTCAACGCGCGCGACCTGCGGCGGCTCACCTCGCTGCTGCTCGACAACGCGGTGGTGGAGATTGTCGGAGTCGTCACGGAGTACGGGACGGAGGCCCCCGCGGACCCTCGCACCGGCTCCTTCGCCGGGACGCTCGCGCCGATGACGTTCGACGAGCGCGGCGGGGTTCCTCCCGAGCTGCTGGAGGGCTACCTCGTCACGAGCCCCCGGTGCTCGGTCCACGCGTACCGCGACACGCACCTGCTCCTGTTCTGGTACGAGCACGTCGACGGGCTCAAGGTCCGCACGGTGATGACCGTGGACGTGGAAGGCGACGCCATCGTCCGCGTGCGCAACTACTTCTTCACGCCCGACGTCATCCGGGAAGTGTGCGAGGAACTCCAGGTTCCCTACCGGGTCAACGGCTATCGGTATTGGCCGGCCCGGCACTGA
- a CDS encoding invertase recombinase-like protein has protein sequence MCLTSLLVLLVACGGSDPAETPDAGQTPRDAGNERPDSGSDRPDSGGETPDSGGEVPDSGSETPDSGSETPDSGGGVPDSGSETPDSGSETPDSGSETPDSGGEVPDSGSGTPDSGSETPDGGSGNPDAGAPVSVIANWGFEEWPGALPTRWFGSTSNIASGDVQKVTAQAFEGVNAVRLVNPSGTHKRFSTEAMTMPSGRYTCTYQARGEGEIRNAFYGTDYSSYSSYTTVSPDAWKAVTYSFNVATDIYDTFELIFSVRNTVGGHVVIDDVRCTRTPEPCDQVSCESWERCVNATATCEPLSGRCNSATDCAEWQTCDAENRCVVAENRCTRHADCAGTPQTPFCDISEHQCVEGNPCAGVTCSNPATTCNPTSGVCELAPGACFTTLDCRGELPACDPATRRCVAASHPSNIIPNGGFEIWDTFSVPYQGNHYLPVSWYGLDNGITDPGTEIKASRLVPYTSVVHGGTTALQFVAPIQVAERFSSVKFNVESGNYSCSYRVRGHGNIRHRIYSSAGWSKQTDILVVDSNEWQPVFFRFAGNVRDWRLFFYPSRSVADRDHLQVDDVVCTKD, from the coding sequence ATGTGTCTGACTTCGCTGCTGGTCTTGTTGGTCGCATGCGGAGGTTCAGACCCCGCGGAGACACCCGACGCTGGACAGACTCCGCGAGACGCGGGGAATGAGCGCCCAGACTCGGGCTCCGACAGGCCGGACTCAGGGGGCGAGACCCCGGATTCAGGTGGGGAGGTGCCGGACTCGGGCTCGGAGACCCCGGACTCGGGCTCGGAGACGCCGGATTCAGGTGGCGGGGTGCCAGACTCGGGCTCGGAGACGCCGGACTCGGGCTCGGAGACGCCGGACTCGGGCTCGGAGACGCCGGATTCAGGTGGCGAGGTTCCGGACTCGGGCTCCGGGACGCCGGACTCGGGCTCGGAGACGCCGGATGGCGGTTCGGGGAATCCCGATGCCGGGGCGCCGGTGAGCGTCATCGCCAACTGGGGCTTCGAGGAGTGGCCGGGCGCGCTGCCGACGCGGTGGTTCGGGAGCACGTCGAACATCGCCAGTGGGGACGTGCAGAAGGTGACGGCGCAGGCGTTCGAGGGTGTGAACGCGGTCCGGCTGGTCAACCCGTCGGGAACGCACAAGCGCTTCAGCACCGAGGCGATGACGATGCCCTCGGGCCGCTACACCTGCACCTACCAGGCGCGAGGCGAGGGTGAGATCCGCAACGCCTTCTACGGCACGGACTACTCCTCCTATTCGTCGTACACGACCGTCAGCCCCGACGCGTGGAAGGCGGTGACCTACTCGTTCAATGTCGCCACCGACATCTACGACACGTTCGAGCTCATCTTCAGCGTGCGGAACACCGTCGGTGGGCACGTGGTCATCGACGACGTGCGCTGCACGCGCACCCCCGAGCCGTGTGACCAGGTCAGCTGCGAGTCGTGGGAGCGGTGCGTGAATGCCACCGCGACGTGTGAGCCGCTCTCGGGCCGCTGCAACAGCGCCACGGACTGCGCCGAGTGGCAGACGTGTGACGCGGAGAACCGGTGCGTGGTCGCCGAGAACCGCTGCACGCGTCACGCGGACTGCGCGGGGACGCCGCAGACGCCGTTCTGCGACATCTCCGAGCACCAGTGTGTCGAGGGCAACCCGTGTGCGGGTGTCACGTGCAGCAACCCGGCGACGACGTGCAACCCCACCAGCGGCGTGTGTGAGCTGGCTCCGGGGGCTTGTTTCACGACGCTGGACTGCCGTGGCGAACTGCCCGCGTGTGACCCGGCGACCCGCCGCTGTGTCGCCGCCAGCCACCCGTCGAACATCATCCCCAACGGCGGTTTCGAAATCTGGGACACGTTCTCGGTTCCGTATCAGGGGAACCACTACCTGCCGGTCTCCTGGTATGGCCTGGACAACGGCATCACGGACCCTGGGACGGAGATCAAGGCCTCGCGGCTGGTGCCCTACACGAGCGTGGTGCACGGGGGGACGACGGCGCTGCAGTTCGTGGCGCCCATCCAGGTCGCCGAGCGCTTCTCCTCCGTGAAGTTCAACGTGGAGAGCGGCAACTACTCCTGCTCCTACCGGGTGAGGGGCCACGGCAACATCCGTCACCGCATCTACTCGAGCGCGGGCTGGAGCAAGCAGACGGACATCCTCGTGGTCGACAGCAACGAGTGGCAGCCGGTGTTCTTCCGGTTCGCGGGCAACGTGCGTGACTGGCGGCTGTTCTTCTACCCGAGCCGCAGCGTGGCGGACCGCGACCACCTGCAGGTCGACGACGTCGTCTGCACGAAGGACTGA
- a CDS encoding VOC family protein, whose product MAIKSATPYLVFGGKAEEAIAFYGSALGAKVQTLQRFGDMQPDCPAALRDSVAHAVIQFDSGATLMLSDGSPEDKPTPGSSTHVALDIDSAAQGKAAFDALSKGGTVTQPLIEAPWGASFGALHDRFGIRWMFNVAKG is encoded by the coding sequence ATGGCAATCAAGAGCGCGACCCCCTACCTGGTTTTCGGCGGCAAGGCGGAGGAGGCCATTGCCTTCTACGGCAGTGCGCTTGGGGCGAAGGTGCAGACGCTTCAGCGCTTCGGGGACATGCAGCCCGACTGTCCCGCCGCGCTGAGGGACTCGGTGGCGCACGCCGTGATTCAGTTCGACAGCGGCGCCACCCTCATGCTGAGCGACGGGTCCCCGGAGGACAAGCCGACCCCGGGAAGCTCCACGCATGTCGCGCTGGACATCGACAGCGCGGCGCAGGGGAAGGCGGCGTTCGACGCGCTCTCGAAGGGCGGAACCGTCACCCAGCCCCTCATCGAGGCTCCCTGGGGAGCGTCCTTCGGTGCGCTCCATGACCGCTTCGGCATCCGCTGGATGTTCAACGTGGCGAAGGGCTAG
- a CDS encoding amidohydrolase family protein codes for MTTRRDGFVRWSVLALGWAALFASGAGCRTLSGTTTDSAKGEPGIALVGGTIHPAPGAAPIAEGVVLITGGRVSAVGARDSVRIPEGTRVVDVSGLTVLPGFWTSHVHFTAPVWEQAATLPAAQLERRLQDFLLRYGFVRAYDLGSAPGVLEAIRRRIESGEVRGPMLFGAGAGLVPLHGAPVYLPPGTLPEAATPEVTRAVVRQALDEHGKDAIKLFTVSVTKQQPFPVMAGDSIRVATEEAHARGKPVFAHPTNVSGVTAAVEGGVDVLAHTVSSSEEIPEALQQRIISERVALIPTLSLWEPEFKRAGAPEDVIARQVAAARKQLAHHVALGGRVLFGTDAGYEPEVNPIREYELMRESGMDFHRILASLTTEPAAQFHQEDRFGRLAPGMDGDVVVVQGDPTQEIGALTRVRLTVRQGRIVFQAE; via the coding sequence ATGACGACACGGCGGGATGGCTTCGTGAGGTGGAGTGTCCTGGCACTGGGATGGGCCGCGCTCTTCGCGAGTGGCGCGGGCTGCCGGACGCTCTCTGGAACAACGACAGACAGTGCGAAGGGTGAGCCTGGTATCGCGCTCGTGGGAGGGACGATTCATCCGGCCCCCGGCGCCGCGCCCATCGCCGAAGGCGTGGTGCTCATCACGGGTGGACGGGTGAGCGCGGTGGGGGCTCGGGACAGCGTACGCATCCCGGAGGGGACGCGGGTGGTGGATGTCTCGGGGCTCACGGTACTGCCTGGGTTCTGGACCAGCCACGTCCATTTCACTGCGCCTGTCTGGGAACAGGCCGCGACCCTGCCGGCGGCGCAGCTCGAGCGCCGGCTCCAGGACTTCCTCCTCCGGTATGGCTTTGTGCGGGCGTATGACCTGGGCTCGGCGCCGGGCGTCCTCGAGGCCATCCGGCGGCGCATCGAGAGCGGAGAGGTGCGAGGCCCGATGCTCTTCGGCGCGGGGGCGGGCCTCGTGCCGCTCCATGGGGCTCCGGTGTACCTGCCGCCGGGCACGCTGCCCGAGGCCGCGACGCCCGAGGTGACCCGGGCCGTTGTCCGGCAGGCGCTGGACGAGCACGGGAAGGATGCCATCAAGCTCTTCACGGTCTCCGTGACGAAGCAGCAGCCCTTTCCGGTGATGGCGGGCGACAGCATCCGCGTGGCCACGGAGGAGGCGCATGCGCGGGGCAAGCCCGTGTTCGCGCATCCCACCAATGTGTCGGGAGTCACCGCGGCGGTCGAGGGGGGCGTGGATGTGCTGGCGCACACGGTCTCCTCGTCCGAGGAAATCCCCGAGGCGCTCCAGCAGCGCATCATCTCCGAGCGTGTCGCGCTGATTCCCACGCTGTCGCTGTGGGAGCCGGAGTTCAAGCGGGCGGGTGCGCCCGAGGACGTCATCGCGCGTCAGGTGGCGGCCGCCCGGAAGCAGCTGGCGCACCATGTGGCGCTGGGCGGGCGCGTCCTGTTCGGAACGGACGCGGGCTACGAGCCCGAGGTGAACCCCATTCGGGAGTACGAGCTGATGAGGGAGTCGGGGATGGACTTCCACCGCATCCTGGCCAGCCTGACGACGGAGCCCGCGGCGCAGTTCCATCAGGAGGACCGGTTCGGACGCCTCGCGCCCGGCATGGACGGAGATGTCGTCGTCGTCCAGGGTGACCCCACACAGGAGATTGGAGCGCTGACGCGGGTGCGGCTGACCGTGCGCCAAGGGCGCATCGTGTTCCAGGCGGAGTGA
- a CDS encoding LysR family transcriptional regulator: protein MKRAQLDEMLAFMAVVEAGSFVGGGRALGLTRSAAGKALARLEARLGVRLLHRTTRQVSLTDDGRVFHEHCLQVRAALDDAEASVGQRPGTPRGVLRLTVPDAFGRLLVLPLVDEYLRAWPEVQVEVSITDRVVDIIEEGYDLAVRINVSSPDIRLVSRLVGQDEAVVCAAPSYLRAHGAPSSLAELTEHECLHFCSRTQRQRWRLREKGGAWVRVEGRSRLRLDSGEAIRNAAVAGLGIAYLPRFLVDEDLESGRLEALLPSCDTDPVPISALYPSKRFLPAKVRRFIDLMVERWSTKV, encoded by the coding sequence ATGAAGCGCGCCCAGCTGGATGAGATGCTCGCGTTCATGGCCGTCGTGGAGGCGGGGAGCTTCGTCGGCGGGGGCCGGGCCCTGGGGTTGACGCGCTCGGCGGCGGGGAAGGCCCTGGCGCGACTGGAGGCCCGCCTTGGGGTGCGGCTGCTCCATCGCACCACGCGACAGGTGAGCCTCACCGACGATGGACGCGTCTTCCATGAGCACTGCCTGCAAGTGCGCGCGGCACTGGATGACGCGGAGGCGAGCGTCGGTCAGCGCCCGGGGACACCTCGCGGCGTCTTGCGGCTCACGGTGCCCGATGCCTTCGGCCGACTGCTGGTGCTGCCCTTGGTGGACGAGTATCTGCGCGCCTGGCCCGAGGTGCAGGTGGAGGTGAGCATCACGGACCGCGTCGTGGACATCATCGAGGAGGGCTACGACCTGGCCGTGCGCATCAACGTGTCCAGCCCCGACATCCGACTGGTGTCGCGACTCGTGGGACAGGACGAAGCGGTCGTGTGCGCCGCACCCTCGTATCTCCGGGCCCATGGCGCACCCTCCTCGCTGGCGGAGCTCACGGAGCATGAGTGCCTTCACTTCTGTAGCCGGACGCAGCGGCAACGCTGGAGGCTGCGCGAGAAGGGCGGCGCGTGGGTGCGGGTGGAGGGGCGGAGCCGGCTCCGTCTCGACAGTGGAGAGGCGATTCGGAATGCGGCGGTCGCGGGCTTGGGGATTGCCTATCTCCCGCGCTTCCTGGTCGACGAGGACCTCGAGAGCGGCCGGCTCGAGGCCCTGTTGCCCTCGTGCGACACGGACCCCGTGCCCATCTCGGCGCTCTACCCGAGCAAGCGCTTCCTCCCGGCGAAGGTGCGGCGCTTCATCGACCTCATGGTCGAGCGCTGGAGCACGAAGGTGTGA
- a CDS encoding RidA family protein — MPVVLLNPEGLPKTEVYRQVAIATGTRQIHIAGQVSCDAQGQLVAEGDLAGQVAQACRNVSTALAAAGASFKDVVRLTFYVVDWKPEQMPDFLAGIERVSQEVHRAPAPATLIGVSTLFAPGYLVEIEATAVAD, encoded by the coding sequence ATGCCTGTCGTCCTGCTCAACCCCGAGGGACTCCCGAAGACCGAGGTCTATCGCCAGGTGGCCATCGCCACCGGCACCCGACAGATACACATCGCGGGGCAGGTCTCCTGCGACGCGCAGGGGCAGCTCGTCGCGGAGGGGGACCTGGCCGGACAGGTGGCGCAGGCCTGCCGCAATGTCTCTACCGCCCTGGCCGCCGCGGGGGCCTCGTTCAAGGACGTCGTGCGGCTCACGTTCTACGTCGTCGACTGGAAGCCCGAGCAGATGCCGGACTTCCTCGCGGGCATCGAGCGGGTCTCCCAGGAAGTGCATCGTGCGCCCGCGCCGGCCACACTGATTGGCGTCTCCACGCTCTTCGCGCCGGGATACCTCGTGGAGATTGAAGCCACCGCGGTCGCGGACTGA
- a CDS encoding endonuclease/exonuclease/phosphatase family protein, translating to MRLSLLLAQASPGAPPLVALRRRRGLSPWMLLLFVFLTGCPLAENYTDEDGPRYGGDHRIPAAAPEEAPSSLTVVTFNLSFAEHVTEAITAFKRSPLADADIIAMQEMDAPAVDRIARELGMTYVYYPASVQVDGGDFGNALLSRWPIIADRKLHLPHDDPYHQRRRIAVIATVDVHGTPVELVSVHNSTPIVGLGGRLDQAEAIIDAIDGSGPLRVIAGDFNTSDPGSQGQTVKLFSRRNFQWASEGVGDTVESVIGGLPLDYVFAQGLPVLERGVDRRPAGSDHHPVWVRFAWPR from the coding sequence ATGCGTCTGTCCTTGCTGCTCGCCCAGGCCTCGCCCGGTGCTCCCCCGCTTGTCGCGCTTCGACGCCGGCGGGGCCTGTCCCCGTGGATGCTCCTCTTGTTTGTCTTCCTGACGGGGTGTCCGCTCGCGGAGAACTACACGGACGAGGACGGACCTCGGTACGGCGGAGACCATCGAATCCCCGCCGCGGCCCCCGAGGAGGCGCCGTCCTCGCTCACCGTGGTCACCTTCAACCTCTCCTTCGCCGAGCACGTCACGGAAGCCATCACGGCCTTCAAGCGCTCCCCGCTCGCGGACGCGGACATCATCGCGATGCAGGAGATGGATGCGCCCGCCGTGGACCGCATCGCGAGGGAGCTCGGGATGACCTATGTCTATTACCCGGCCTCCGTGCAGGTGGATGGCGGTGACTTCGGCAACGCGCTGCTGAGCCGCTGGCCCATCATCGCGGACAGGAAGCTCCACCTCCCGCACGACGACCCGTACCACCAGCGCCGGCGCATCGCCGTCATCGCGACGGTGGATGTCCATGGCACCCCCGTGGAGCTCGTCTCCGTGCACAACTCCACGCCCATCGTCGGGCTCGGCGGACGGCTGGACCAGGCGGAAGCCATCATCGACGCCATCGACGGGAGCGGACCCTTGCGAGTGATTGCCGGTGACTTCAACACCTCCGACCCGGGGAGCCAGGGGCAGACGGTGAAGCTGTTCTCCCGGCGGAACTTCCAGTGGGCCTCGGAGGGCGTGGGGGACACCGTGGAGTCGGTGATTGGCGGCTTGCCGCTCGACTATGTCTTCGCCCAGGGGCTGCCTGTGTTGGAGCGCGGCGTGGACAGACGTCCCGCGGGCAGTGACCACCATCCGGTCTGGGTGCGCTTCGCATGGCCTCGGTGA
- a CDS encoding aldo/keto reductase — protein sequence MEYRRLGASGLQVPVLSFGAGTFGGQGPLFSAWGDTGISEARRLVDLCLEAGVTLFDTADVYSNGASEEVLGAAIKGRREQVLISTKASLPTGDGPQDAGSSRARLIRATEGALRRLGTDYIDLFQLHAFDAGTPIEEVLSTLDQLVRQGKIRYVGASNFAGWQLMKSLAIADRHGYPRHVVHQAYYSLVGRDYEWELMPLAVDQNVSTMVWSPLGWGRLTGKVRRGQPLPKESRLHQTASMSPVVDDEHLYRVIDVLDDIAKETGKSVPQIALNWLTTRPTVGSVIIGARNEAQLRDNLGAVGWSLSKEHLAKLEAVSFQTPPYPYTPYYNLDGFTRLNPPLFPRPKDVKP from the coding sequence ATGGAGTATCGACGTCTAGGGGCCTCCGGGCTTCAGGTGCCTGTCCTCAGCTTCGGCGCGGGCACGTTCGGTGGGCAGGGGCCGCTGTTCAGCGCGTGGGGCGACACGGGCATCAGCGAGGCGCGGCGGCTGGTGGACCTCTGCCTGGAGGCGGGCGTGACGCTGTTCGACACGGCCGATGTCTACTCGAATGGCGCGTCGGAGGAGGTGCTCGGCGCGGCCATCAAGGGACGGCGCGAGCAGGTCCTCATCTCGACGAAGGCCTCGCTTCCCACGGGGGATGGACCGCAGGACGCGGGCTCCTCCCGGGCCCGGCTCATCCGCGCGACGGAAGGTGCGCTGCGGCGGCTGGGCACGGACTACATCGACCTCTTCCAGCTGCACGCCTTCGACGCGGGCACGCCCATCGAGGAGGTGCTCTCGACGCTGGACCAGCTCGTGCGACAGGGGAAGATCCGCTACGTCGGCGCGTCGAACTTCGCGGGCTGGCAGCTCATGAAGTCGCTGGCCATCGCCGACCGCCACGGCTACCCGCGGCATGTCGTCCACCAGGCCTACTACTCGCTCGTCGGGCGCGACTACGAGTGGGAGCTCATGCCGCTCGCCGTCGACCAGAACGTCAGCACGATGGTGTGGAGCCCGCTCGGCTGGGGCCGCCTCACCGGCAAGGTGCGGCGCGGGCAACCCCTGCCCAAGGAGAGCCGCCTCCACCAGACCGCCTCCATGAGCCCCGTCGTCGATGACGAGCACCTCTACCGCGTCATCGACGTGCTCGATGACATCGCGAAGGAGACGGGGAAGAGCGTGCCTCAAATCGCGCTCAACTGGCTGACGACCCGGCCGACCGTCGGAAGCGTCATCATCGGCGCGCGCAACGAGGCGCAGCTGCGCGACAACCTCGGCGCCGTGGGGTGGTCGCTGTCGAAGGAGCACCTGGCGAAGCTGGAGGCCGTGAGCTTCCAGACGCCCCCCTACCCCTACACGCCCTACTACAACCTCGACGGCTTCACGCGGCTCAACCCGCCGCTGTTTCCTCGTCCGAAGGACGTGAAGCCGTAG
- a CDS encoding YciI family protein, translated as MRFMVMHKVTEEMEKGTPPTPEEMEGVGRLIGDALQRGIFVSAEGLHPTSQRVHLAYRKGLRTLTPGPFTELGERVAGFMLMSVRSKEEALAWCDKFATAVGDVELVLGAVKEPWDVGMAPRPENPPLRFLSLYMADERSEKDLPREAWQAERLKVLFDEMTRVGVLQVSAELASTRRGSRVHFEGGRHTVMDGPFAESKELVAGYAVLELPSKAEAVEWSTRFGSVVKVREIDVRPLAE; from the coding sequence ATGCGGTTCATGGTCATGCACAAGGTGACGGAGGAGATGGAGAAGGGGACCCCGCCGACGCCCGAGGAGATGGAGGGAGTGGGGCGCCTCATCGGGGACGCGCTGCAGCGGGGCATCTTCGTCTCGGCCGAGGGGCTCCATCCGACGTCGCAGCGGGTGCACCTGGCCTACCGGAAGGGCCTGAGGACGCTCACCCCGGGGCCGTTCACGGAGCTAGGGGAGCGCGTGGCCGGCTTCATGCTCATGAGCGTGCGGTCGAAGGAGGAGGCCCTCGCCTGGTGCGACAAGTTCGCGACGGCGGTGGGGGATGTCGAGCTCGTCCTGGGGGCCGTCAAGGAGCCGTGGGACGTGGGCATGGCGCCGAGGCCGGAGAACCCGCCGCTGCGCTTCCTGTCGCTGTACATGGCGGATGAGCGCTCGGAGAAGGACCTGCCGCGCGAGGCGTGGCAGGCCGAGCGCTTGAAGGTGCTCTTCGATGAGATGACGCGGGTGGGGGTGCTCCAGGTCTCCGCGGAGCTTGCGAGCACGCGGCGGGGCTCGCGTGTGCACTTCGAGGGCGGGCGGCACACGGTGATGGACGGACCGTTCGCGGAGTCGAAGGAGCTGGTCGCGGGCTACGCGGTGCTGGAGCTGCCGTCGAAGGCGGAGGCCGTCGAGTGGTCGACGCGCTTCGGCTCGGTCGTGAAGGTCCGTGAAATCGACGTCCGCCCGCTGGCGGAGTGA
- a CDS encoding DUF808 domain-containing protein, translated as MAGSSLFALIDDIATILDDVSILTKVAAKKTAGVLGDDLALNAQQVTGVSADRELPVVWAVAKGSLVNKAILVPAALAISALAPWLVTPLLMVGGAFLCFEGFEKLAHKFLHSEEEDQEHRAELREALANPNVDLVAMEKDKIKGAVRTDFILSAEIIAITLGTVATATFATRVSVLAGIALIMTVGVYGLVAGIVKLDDAGLYLTRQAGAFQRRLGAGILRAAPMLMKFLSVAGTAAMFLVGGGILVHGISGLHHAEESFTAWASTVPGVGSVLGGLASMLLNAAVGLGAGAVTVLLFTVGQKLFKKNKGAK; from the coding sequence ATGGCAGGCAGCAGTCTATTTGCGCTCATCGACGACATCGCGACCATCCTGGATGACGTCTCCATCCTGACGAAGGTGGCGGCGAAAAAGACGGCGGGCGTGCTTGGAGACGACCTGGCCCTGAACGCCCAGCAGGTGACGGGCGTGAGCGCGGACCGCGAGCTGCCGGTGGTGTGGGCGGTGGCGAAGGGCTCGCTGGTCAACAAGGCCATCCTGGTGCCTGCGGCGCTGGCCATCAGCGCGCTGGCGCCCTGGCTGGTGACGCCGCTCCTGATGGTGGGCGGCGCGTTCCTCTGCTTCGAGGGCTTCGAGAAGCTGGCGCACAAGTTCCTGCACAGCGAGGAGGAGGACCAGGAGCACCGCGCCGAGCTGCGTGAGGCGCTGGCGAATCCGAACGTGGACCTGGTGGCGATGGAGAAGGACAAGATCAAGGGCGCGGTGCGCACCGACTTCATCCTCTCCGCGGAAATCATCGCCATCACCCTGGGCACCGTGGCGACGGCGACGTTCGCCACGCGCGTCTCGGTGCTGGCGGGCATCGCGCTCATCATGACGGTGGGCGTGTACGGGCTGGTGGCGGGCATCGTGAAGCTGGACGACGCGGGCCTGTACCTCACCCGTCAGGCGGGGGCCTTCCAGCGCCGGCTGGGCGCGGGCATCCTCCGCGCGGCGCCCATGCTGATGAAGTTCCTCTCCGTGGCGGGGACGGCGGCCATGTTCCTGGTGGGCGGCGGCATCCTCGTGCACGGCATCTCCGGCCTGCATCACGCGGAGGAGTCCTTCACCGCGTGGGCCTCGACGGTGCCGGGCGTGGGCAGCGTCCTGGGCGGCCTGGCGTCCATGCTGCTCAACGCCGCGGTGGGCCTGGGGGCTGGCGCCGTGACGGTGCTGCTCTTCACCGTGGGGCAGAAGCTGTTCAAGAAGAACAAGGGCGCGAAGTAG
- a CDS encoding FadR/GntR family transcriptional regulator yields MPGSSRQKPQRAAELVLEALCVAIFDGKLKEGDPLPPERVLAETHGVSRIIARQAVHTLVDAGLVEARQGGASRVLDVAAADARALELLFRYGSRLRGGGARLREELVEYRLLYVVMMLDAAHRKATDEERRALLAFVEACPAQPSEARARQLDTEFWRHVTAMGRNQIMRMEMALWERWADPSAPLDGKADELRWFYHVLAKQLLSRQDPIPFYLATIRPTFAPASR; encoded by the coding sequence GTGCCTGGCTCATCCCGTCAGAAGCCGCAGCGTGCCGCGGAGCTCGTGCTCGAGGCGCTGTGCGTCGCCATCTTCGACGGCAAGCTCAAGGAGGGGGACCCCCTGCCTCCAGAGCGAGTCCTCGCGGAGACGCACGGCGTCTCGCGCATCATCGCGCGCCAGGCGGTGCATACGCTGGTGGACGCAGGTCTCGTCGAGGCTCGGCAGGGCGGAGCCTCTCGCGTGTTGGACGTCGCCGCGGCGGATGCCCGGGCGCTGGAGCTGCTCTTCCGCTATGGCTCGCGCCTTCGAGGGGGTGGCGCGCGGCTCCGCGAGGAGCTGGTCGAGTACCGGCTCCTGTACGTGGTGATGATGCTCGACGCCGCGCACCGGAAGGCGACCGACGAGGAGCGGCGCGCCTTGCTCGCGTTCGTGGAGGCGTGTCCCGCCCAGCCCTCGGAGGCGCGGGCCCGCCAGCTCGACACGGAGTTCTGGCGGCACGTCACCGCGATGGGCCGGAATCAAATCATGCGGATGGAGATGGCCCTGTGGGAGCGCTGGGCGGACCCGAGTGCTCCGCTCGATGGCAAGGCCGACGAGCTGCGCTGGTTCTACCACGTGCTCGCCAAGCAGCTGCTGTCGCGCCAGGACCCGATTCCCTTCTACCTCGCGACCATCCGTCCGACGTTCGCTCCTGCTTCCCGCTGA